The genomic DNA GTGAGGCTCGAGCACAGCGAGGTGAGGCTCAGGAAGGCGAAGGAGAAGAGCGTGGAGGCCACCCAGAAGTGCACGAGGTAGCGCATGAAGGAGGCCAGGCCGAAGCCCGGCGTGGTGACCGCGGCGTAGACGCACAACCCCAGGTCGAGCACGAACACCAGCCCCAGGAGCACCGTGGTCTGGGCGAACAGCTTGCCCAGCAACACCGAGGAGCGGCGCGAGCGCACCGTGAGGTAGCGGATGGAGCGCGGACCCACCTCGCCGCTCACCTGATCGAAACCCATCAGCGCGATGTAGAGCGGCAGGAAGAAGAGGCTCAGGTAGTAGACGCCTCGCACGGACAGGGGCAGATCCTCGCTCGGAGGCACCATGCCGGCTTCCGCCAACTGCTGCACGAGCGAGCGCAGGAAGACCGCCGCCAGGAAGATCAGCAGGGAAAAGAGGCTGTAGAGCCCGAGCAGCGCGACCACGCGCGAGCTGCGCAAGGTCCGACGACACTCGGCGCTCCAGATCACCACGATTTCGTTCAGTCCATTCAAGGCGGGGGGACCCTATCGGCCCGAGGGAGGGCTCGCCAGGATTCTCGCCGGGCAGCCAGGGGGTCGACATTTGTCCTGGGAGGGAATGGACGGCGGGGACGGGACGGGTACCATGCCCGCTCCCCCCTCGCCCCCGCGAGACGCCCGCGCATGACGGTTTCCCGAGTCGTTCCCGCCACGCTGCTGCTGCCCCTATTCCTCCTGCTCGTCGGCGCGGACGAGGGCGGGACCCCCGTCCCCGAGGCTCCCCCGGTGGCCGAGGCCTCGCTCCAGGACGCGGGGACGCTGGATGCCGGCGTGGCCGAGGCCGCGGACGCGTCCGACGCGGGCGTGCTCCTGGGACTGCTGCCTCCCGTGCCCGTGCCCTCGCGGGAGTCGGATCCTCCCTTCGCCCACCTGCGCTCCCTGCCCGCGAAGCAGGACGTGCTTTCCCGGGCGAAGCGCAACGCCCAGGGGCGGTGGGTGTTGCCGGGCAAGGAGGGCGAGGTACCGCTGACCATCGATCCCGTCCTCCAGGGACAGCTCACCAGCATCCTCGCGCAGTACCAGGTGCCCTTCGGCGCGGTGGTGGTGCTCGAGCCCGCCACGGGCCGCGTGCTGGCCATGGCCGAGCACTCCCAGGTCCGGCCGGACATGCACGGGCTGGCCACGCGTGCCGTGTACCCCGCGGCGAGCATCTTCAAGATCGTCACCGGCGCCGCGCTCCTGGAGGCGGGACTGACGCCCCAGGCGGAGACGTGCTTCCATGGAGGCAAGCGCCGCCTCTCCTCGAAGCTCCTGGCGGACAGCGCGAGCGATGGCCAGTGCCACTCGTTGGCGGAGGCGATGGGCAAGAGCGCCAACGTCATCTTCGCCAAGCTCACCCAGCGCCACCTGTCGCCCGACACGCTGCGGCGCGCGGCGGCCCGCTTCCACTTCAACCGGCAGATCGACTTCCCGGTGCCCACGGACGTGTCGCTCGCCGCCGTGCCCGAGGGGGATGAGCTGCGCTTCGCCCAGACGGGCGCGGGCTTCGGGGACGTGTACCTGTCGCCCCTGCACGGCGCGCTGCTCGCGTCCGTGGCGGCCAATGGCGGCGTGTGGCGGGATCCCATCCTCTTCGAGCCGGGCGAGGACGCCCGGACCTCCGCCGGGGAGCAGGTGCTCTCGCCCGAGGTGGCCCGGGGCCTGACGACGATGTTGGAGGCCACGGTGACCCACGGCACCGCCCGCCGCGTCTTCCGCGAGCGGGGCATGCGCGTGCCGGGCGCGGTGGGCAAGACGGGCACGCTGGCGGACAACAAGCCCTTCCGGGACTACTCGTGGTTCGTGGGCTTCGCGCCCAAGGACAACCCCAAGGTGGCGGTGGCGGCGGTGCTCGTCAACGAGCCGCTCTGGCGCATCCGGGCCGCGTGGCTCGGCCGCGAGGCCATGCGGCTGGGACTGGCGCGTCTGCCTCCGGGCGCGCTCACTCCCGCGAAGGAGGAGCCTCCCGCGGACAAGGCCGAGCCCGCCGCGCCCCAGGAAGAGGGCGCCGACGAGGAGGACGTGCCCGAGGCCCCCGCGGTGCCCGCGGCCCCCGCCGCGCTCCCGGTCGCCGAAACACCGGCCGCGCCCGCGGAGGTGCGCTCCGCGATGTCTCAGCCCTGAGCGCCCGGCGTGAGCAGCACCAGGCCCGTGTCCACGAAGGCCTGGAAGTAGCGCAGCGCATCCAGCTCGTGCAGGGGCGACACGCGCAGGATGTCCCTCACGTTGCGTTTGCCGTCGATGCGCGAGAGCAGGTAGCGCTCGGGCGAGGTGAGCGGCGTCGTCTTCAACTGCGCCGCCGTCACGCGCAACGAGGGCACCTGGGGCGTGTCCAGCATCTTGCGGCGCAAGACGCCGAGCAGCACCGCCTCCGCCGAGTGCAGCAGGGCCTCCGTCTCGGGGGTGGGGGACAGCTCGTGCGCCCGGCGCGCGAGCGCCTCGCCCTGCCGGAAGTCCCCGTTCTCCAGGGCCGACTGCGCCGCCTGGATGAGCTCGTCCGGAGCGGGCTCCTCGCTCGTCAGCTCCACTTCCATCGACGGCACGGGCACGGGCATGGCCAGGTCGGCGGGAGGGGCCCGCCCCGGTGGGGGGATGCTCACCACCCGCAGGGCCTCTTGCCGGTACAGCGCGTACAGGCGTTGGTACACCAGGAAGTCCGAGGCATGCAGGGCCCGGACGAGCTCGTCGATGCTCAACCCCTCGCGGATGCGCGCCACCAGCGCCGCGTCCAGTGTGCCTGCCCGGGGCGGCTCGGACAGCCGTCCCTCGTCCACCTCCAGGTAGGCGGAGCCCGAGGGAAACGCCGCCTTGATCGCCTGCCACGCCGTCTCGCGGAACTCCCCCTCGCGGTGGATGTCCAGCAGCTCCACCTCCGCCTCCACGCCCTCCACCCGCGGGACCGCTCCCGCGTCGAAGGAGAACTCACCTTCCTCCCAGCGGAACATCTCCAGCAGGCTCTCGCGGAACTTGAGCTGGAGTGTGCCGCGCACCGTCTGCTCGGACACCGCCCCCGTGGCCACCAGGATCTGCCCGAGTGGCACCTGGGTCTCCCGCTGCTGGGCATGGGCCCGCTCGAAGAGCGCCTCGCTCAAGTGCCCCATGTGGATGAGGAACTGGCCCAGGTACTCGCGCGGCTGGTTGGAGCTGGCGCTGAGCACCCTCCCCTCGCGCAGGAGCATCAGCTTGCGCACACCCGCCCGCATCACCCTCAGGGTTCCCGTCACCCTCCGGTTGCCCAGGTACGCGACGAGATCCTCGAGGGGCATCGTCGAGAAGTCACCTGACAGACCGCGCATCGCGTCCCATCCTCACGTCCCAGAATGATTGTCCGACTCTACTCGAAACCGAACTGTGGCCTGTGCGACGAGGCAAAGGCCGTCCTCGAGCGCGTCCGCGCCCGCCTCCCCTTCGAGTTGCTGGAAGAGGACATCCGGGCCGACCCCGCGGTCTTCGCCGCCTACCGCTACGACATCCCCGTGGTCATCATCGGCGGCCTCGTTGCCTTCAAGCACCATCTGGAGGAAGCCGAGGTGGAGCGTTACCTCCGGCGGGTACTTGCTGGCACGTCTGTTGCTGACTCCTAGGGACACGGGAAGCAAGTTTCTTCCCACCCCTAGGAAAAACAGGGGGATGGAATGGGAGGCGGCGGGGTGGGGATGGGTGGGACTGTAAATCCTGGGGACAGCGCCGGAGGAACGATGCGGAAAAAGGTTCTGGCTGGCGGACGGGGGCAGCGGTGGTACTGAGACACGACGCGAAGACGGAGCAACTCACGGTCCTGGTGGTGGAGCCTCGCGCCGAGGATCTGGAGCGCACCCGGGTGGCGTTGGCGACGGCGGGCTTCCGGGTGGTGCCGGTGACTCGCTTCGACGCGGCGGCCCCCTTGTTCGAGGCCATCCATCCGGACGCGGTGGTGCTCGCGGCCCAGGGCCCGGACTACGTGGCCGTGGCCGTGGCGCGTCGGCTGCGGCAGATGAGCCGGGGCACGGTGCCCCTGATGTATCTGGTGGAGTCCACGGACAGCGAGGCCCACCGGCACTGCATGACCAAGGGCATGGGCGTGGACGTGGCGTCGCGCGCGGGCTCGGGCGAGGAGCTGGTGCTGCGGCTGCGCGCCCAACTGCGCCTCAAGTCCTCGGTGCGCCGGGCGATGCTGCCCGAGGGCGTGGGCTCCTCGGTGGCGCACCATGATCCCCTCACGGGCCTCTACAACCGGGCCTTCCTCATGGAGTTGCTGGCCCTGGAAATGACGCGCTGCGAGCGCTTCGGCGGCGGCTTCTCGCTCCTGGTGGGCTCGCTCGAGGATTTCCGCGCCCTGCGCAAGGAGTCCGGTCCGGCCATGGCCGAGCGGCTGCTCGTCTACAGCTCGGTGGTGGTGAACCAGACGGTGCGCGAGGCGGACGTGGTGGCGCGCGTGGGCGACGAGGAGTTCGCCGTGCTCCTGCCCTCGACGCCCGCGGAGAACGTGCCGGACGTGATGGCCCGGGTGAGCGAGCGCTTCGCCCTGGCGCGCCTGCAGGTGGGGGGACGGGTGTTGCGCCCTTCCCTGGCGATGGGGGCGGTGAGCTATCCGGACAGGGTGGGCTCGCCCGATCAGTTGTTGAATGAGGCGCTGAGGGATCTGCGCAGGAACCGCGAGCAGCGCCGGATCTCGGCGACGGGTATGGAACTGACGGTTTGACGCGGAGACGGGGCCCACGAGGGCCGTCTCACGGGGTGCATTCGCGATGGATAGGGTGAGGGGAGGCGAGGGGATGGATCGGATCGCTGTGTTGGTGGTGGACGACGAAGAGCAGGTGCGCACCTTCCTCTCGGAGCTGTTGGGCAGCTCGGGCTATCAGGTGCGCTGCGCGTCGAGTGGCTCCCAGGCCCTGGAGATGCTGTCGGGTGGCTCGTTCGACGTGGTGCTGCTGGACGTCATGATGCCGGAGATGAGCGGACTGGACGTGCTCCGGCGCTACCGGGCGTCTGGCGGTGGCGCGCCCGTCATCGTCCTCTCGGCGCTGTCGGGGGCGGATGACGCCATGCGCGCCATGAAGCTGGGGGCCAGTGACTACCTGTCCAAGCCCTTCGGGGCCGACGAATTGGAGGACGCGCTCTCGCGTGCCCTGGGCAATCTGCTGCCCTCGCGCCAGGCCGTGGTGAGCGCGCCGGCGGTGCCCTCGCTGGCGAAGGAGGACGCGGGCGGGGAGCGCATCGTCATCTCGCACTCACCGACCATGCGCCGGGCCCGCGCGCTGG from Melittangium boletus DSM 14713 includes the following:
- a CDS encoding glutaredoxin family protein is translated as MIVRLYSKPNCGLCDEAKAVLERVRARLPFELLEEDIRADPAVFAAYRYDIPVVIIGGLVAFKHHLEEAEVERYLRRVLAGTSVADS
- a CDS encoding penicillin-binding transpeptidase domain-containing protein, giving the protein MTVSRVVPATLLLPLFLLLVGADEGGTPVPEAPPVAEASLQDAGTLDAGVAEAADASDAGVLLGLLPPVPVPSRESDPPFAHLRSLPAKQDVLSRAKRNAQGRWVLPGKEGEVPLTIDPVLQGQLTSILAQYQVPFGAVVVLEPATGRVLAMAEHSQVRPDMHGLATRAVYPAASIFKIVTGAALLEAGLTPQAETCFHGGKRRLSSKLLADSASDGQCHSLAEAMGKSANVIFAKLTQRHLSPDTLRRAAARFHFNRQIDFPVPTDVSLAAVPEGDELRFAQTGAGFGDVYLSPLHGALLASVAANGGVWRDPILFEPGEDARTSAGEQVLSPEVARGLTTMLEATVTHGTARRVFRERGMRVPGAVGKTGTLADNKPFRDYSWFVGFAPKDNPKVAVAAVLVNEPLWRIRAAWLGREAMRLGLARLPPGALTPAKEEPPADKAEPAAPQEEGADEEDVPEAPAVPAAPAALPVAETPAAPAEVRSAMSQP
- a CDS encoding DUF4388 domain-containing protein, yielding MRGLSGDFSTMPLEDLVAYLGNRRVTGTLRVMRAGVRKLMLLREGRVLSASSNQPREYLGQFLIHMGHLSEALFERAHAQQRETQVPLGQILVATGAVSEQTVRGTLQLKFRESLLEMFRWEEGEFSFDAGAVPRVEGVEAEVELLDIHREGEFRETAWQAIKAAFPSGSAYLEVDEGRLSEPPRAGTLDAALVARIREGLSIDELVRALHASDFLVYQRLYALYRQEALRVVSIPPPGRAPPADLAMPVPVPSMEVELTSEEPAPDELIQAAQSALENGDFRQGEALARRAHELSPTPETEALLHSAEAVLLGVLRRKMLDTPQVPSLRVTAAQLKTTPLTSPERYLLSRIDGKRNVRDILRVSPLHELDALRYFQAFVDTGLVLLTPGAQG
- a CDS encoding ABC transporter permease; this translates as MNGLNEIVVIWSAECRRTLRSSRVVALLGLYSLFSLLIFLAAVFLRSLVQQLAEAGMVPPSEDLPLSVRGVYYLSLFFLPLYIALMGFDQVSGEVGPRSIRYLTVRSRRSSVLLGKLFAQTTVLLGLVFVLDLGLCVYAAVTTPGFGLASFMRYLVHFWVASTLFSFAFLSLTSLCSSLTTSPAVSLILNLTVLLSSLILWMTALAEKTHPLRSARYLSPLRYSLGLLSPETAQVATSAAAYVVFSVIFLGGALAALRTRDL
- a CDS encoding GGDEF domain-containing protein, whose product is MVLRHDAKTEQLTVLVVEPRAEDLERTRVALATAGFRVVPVTRFDAAAPLFEAIHPDAVVLAAQGPDYVAVAVARRLRQMSRGTVPLMYLVESTDSEAHRHCMTKGMGVDVASRAGSGEELVLRLRAQLRLKSSVRRAMLPEGVGSSVAHHDPLTGLYNRAFLMELLALEMTRCERFGGGFSLLVGSLEDFRALRKESGPAMAERLLVYSSVVVNQTVREADVVARVGDEEFAVLLPSTPAENVPDVMARVSERFALARLQVGGRVLRPSLAMGAVSYPDRVGSPDQLLNEALRDLRRNREQRRISATGMELTV